A region of the Candidatus Poribacteria bacterium genome:
TATTGTCATCTCCAGCAACCTCCACATCTAAAGAGGCGTTTTTCCTTAAAAACGACATCCCCGGAATAGGGCTTAACCGATTGTCCTCGGTAGATAAGCGCAAGAGTTGAACGCGATGTTCGGTGCCTCCTATACCTCTGGCATAGAGCACATCGTTGAATTTCGCCAGATTCGTGATGTTTCCGAGGCTGCTTGGGACAGGTGTCCACACCTCATTCCCGTTGGGCGAGGCGAGAAGTTCGCCCCCCACATTGGCATACAGCACATTCCGCAGAGAAGCTAAATTCATCACGCTTGTATTTACCAATCCCGTGCTAAATGGATGCCACGTTTTGCCGGCATCGGTTGTGCGATAAATCCCAGACGCTCCGTTCCGATAGAAGGTATTCGCATTCAAAGACACAAGCCTGGAAACATCTCTTATGTCTGGTATATTTGAATCCAAGGTAACCCAGTTTTCACCTGCGTCACTTGAGTAATAACTGCCTTTATCGTCCATTGCGAAAAGGCTTTCTTCCACTGCTACCATTTTGAAGGTTGAAGTCGTTTTCGTTTCTGAGTCTTTGGATTTATCCTTACCCTTTTGGTAGGATTCCGAAGTTCCAGAAGCAACATGAATCGTCAGTCCATCTTGGGAGGATGGCTCTATTTTCCTTTTTATAAAGTCTAATGTCTGCCACGAATCTCCCAAATCTGTTGAGCGATAGAGTGCCAGAGATGTCGCGGATATCAGTCGCACTGGCAGACCAAACCCGACCCCTTGATTCATAGCCTTTTCCCCCACGGCGACATAGAGTCGATGCTCGGCACTCGCCACTGCACGGATATTCTGGGATTCACCCACCGATAATAAGGTGCTACCTTCCGAGTTGAGGCGATACAGTCCAGAGTCCGTCCCAACAAACATAACATTTTCAACGGCTGTGATTGCGCGAATTTCTTTGTTCACCAACTGTCCGCTTACGGACACCCACGAGTTACCAGCGTCCACAGAACGGAATACACCATTAACAAGTGCCAAGTACATTACAATATTGGCTTGCGCCCCAGGTGCCTCATCTGTTATGACGAGATCAATCAACTGACCCACTGGACGTGTACCGAGTGTATCCCACGTCTCGCCTCTGTCCATTGAAGCGCGGATTTCTGTATCGGAGGCAACGTAGAGGGTATCGTCCCTCTCTATTATTTGCCATGATCCGTTAGGGGGCATGTTGGCGTTGACAAGGTTCCACCGACTTCTATCGTCCGTCAATCTATAGAGGTCGGTCCCTGTTCCGACGTAAGAATCTCCGTTAGCTGCGATGAACAAGTTCTGAACGCTGCCACCTTCGGGGCCCCCAGTTTGGGTCCACTGCGGTTTCGGGGTTGAGACTTCTGTCGTGTCGATGGGGAGTGTGGCAACAAGGGATTCGTCCGGTTTCTGAGCTGCCCCAGGACTTTTACCGGGGAGTGCCGAACTTCCTGCCTGAGTCCGGACGGCGGGTTTCGCAGGGGAATCGTAAATAAAAACTGCGTCAATAATCTCAACTGTCGGTTCCGAGGTGGCATCGAGATTATAAGGCTTCTGAAAACGAGAGAGATGCTGCGTGCCAATCCCAATCAGTAGGAAAAGCACGACGGCTGAGACGGCGGAAAGTGCCAAGGGGGCTACCGGCTTACCCGTAGGAACAGGAACCGGACTCAGGCGTGAAACTTCCCGCATGATGTTCTCTGTTAATTGATCCGGGAGTTGGAAACTGCCAAGATTCTGATGGAGTATATCTTCCTCTTTCCGTAAGCGGTTGCGAGCGCGGCTCAGGCGGCTTTTGATGGTATTCTGGGAGACACCGAGAAACTCAGAAATGGATTTGACCGTCATCTCGCCGAGGTAATGGAGCGTCATCACCGTGCGTTCGCTTTCGGGCAGTTTCTGGAGGAGCTTCTTAACGACTTCACGGCGCGTCTCATTCGCTTCGGCTGCCTGTTTTTCTGCTATATACTGAGAATATGAAACCCTGTCTATCTCATTAGTCTCGGTAGCCTCTACGGATTCCGGCACCGGCATGCGATTCTTTCGGAACCAGTCAGCACACAAGTTTGCCGCAATAACGTAGAGCCAACCTGAGAACTGGTTATGGTTTTTCAAGGTTCCGAGTTTTTTATACGCAGTGAGAAACGCGTCTTGCGTGATTTCTTGTGCAATATGAAAATCACCGATCTTCCGCCACACCAGCGCGTGAACCCCCTTCTGATATTTTCTCACTAAGGGACTGAATGCCTCCTGGTCCCCC
Encoded here:
- a CDS encoding sigma-70 family RNA polymerase sigma factor, with the protein product MEQNDAQLIWRVLQGDQEAFSPLVRKYQKGVHALVWRKIGDFHIAQEITQDAFLTAYKKLGTLKNHNQFSGWLYVIAANLCADWFRKNRMPVPESVEATETNEIDRVSYSQYIAEKQAAEANETRREVVKKLLQKLPESERTVMTLHYLGEMTVKSISEFLGVSQNTIKSRLSRARNRLRKEEDILHQNLGSFQLPDQLTENIMREVSRLSPVPVPTGKPVAPLALSAVSAVVLFLLIGIGTQHLSRFQKPYNLDATSEPTVEIIDAVFIYDSPAKPAVRTQAGSSALPGKSPGAAQKPDESLVATLPIDTTEVSTPKPQWTQTGGPEGGSVQNLFIAANGDSYVGTGTDLYRLTDDRSRWNLVNANMPPNGSWQIIERDDTLYVASDTEIRASMDRGETWDTLGTRPVGQLIDLVITDEAPGAQANIVMYLALVNGVFRSVDAGNSWVSVSGQLVNKEIRAITAVENVMFVGTDSGLYRLNSEGSTLLSVGESQNIRAVASAEHRLYVAVGEKAMNQGVGFGLPVRLISATSLALYRSTDLGDSWQTLDFIKRKIEPSSQDGLTIHVASGTSESYQKGKDKSKDSETKTTSTFKMVAVEESLFAMDDKGSYYSSDAGENWVTLDSNIPDIRDVSRLVSLNANTFYRNGASGIYRTTDAGKTWHPFSTGLVNTSVMNLASLRNVLYANVGGELLASPNGNEVWTPVPSSLGNITNLAKFNDVLYARGIGGTEHRVQLLRLSTEDNRLSPIPGMSFLRKNASLDVEVAGDDNKAVEEIRQLMRGLLGGFAVSRNTYYMEYEQRLFRWKPGTPEWVDTGLIDEGELIDTAGSFNNPSSIGFKIAVSRRTVYVAKLDGHLFQSFDEGDTWNDVTGELPFSFTHFKAIEFAGSAIYVATDRGVAYSSDGTHWHVTSDPEGVPIVIDQFAVSGTTLYGVTEQRVYQLKENSDRWKQMTPEIPNPVSALDVEGNVLYVGTYGSGVLRFKLDD